A window of Leptotrichia wadei contains these coding sequences:
- a CDS encoding uracil-DNA glycosylase, which produces MWNDLKLEIDICTKCVLEKTRINPIVGEGNKKAEVLFVLDSVSEEEDIKQQLLADKNGKYFKRFLEYSKLDLKKCYFTTLTKCSSHGNIIEQESILQCNEFLITQIALINPKYIVTVGERATKSLLENDEKEDIKDLVGKVFDFYGEIKIVPIYDISYLFKATDKEKWKLIKILEKL; this is translated from the coding sequence ATGTGGAATGACTTAAAATTAGAAATTGATATTTGTACTAAATGTGTTTTGGAAAAAACTCGAATTAATCCGATTGTTGGAGAAGGGAATAAAAAGGCAGAGGTACTGTTTGTATTGGATAGTGTAAGTGAGGAAGAGGATATAAAGCAGCAGCTTCTTGCCGATAAAAATGGAAAATATTTCAAAAGATTTTTAGAATATTCAAAACTGGATTTAAAAAAATGCTATTTTACAACACTTACAAAATGTAGTTCCCATGGGAATATAATTGAGCAAGAAAGCATTTTGCAATGCAATGAGTTTTTGATAACGCAAATTGCCTTGATAAATCCCAAATATATTGTAACAGTTGGAGAAAGGGCGACTAAATCGCTTTTGGAAAATGATGAGAAAGAGGATATAAAGGATTTAGTTGGGAAAGTATTTGATTTTTATGGAGAAATTAAGATTGTGCCGATTTATGATATTTCTTATTTGTTTAAGGCGACAGACAAGGAAAAGTG
- a CDS encoding MBL fold metallo-hydrolase: MKFSSLGSGSSGNSSYIEMGNKKFLVDAGFSGKKIAEKLNNIEKRIEDIKGIFVTHEHSDHIQGLGVVSRKYDIPIYLHEMTYGVIREKIGKIDKKNLNFIREDKIIIGNCVINNFEVMHDAKKCLGYTFEYEGKKLSYASDVGCVNNIIKENLKNSDVIVLESNYDYNMLMTGPYHWELKNRVKGRNGHLSNSEASKLIAQVLNEKLKKIYLMHISKDNNTPELAYNSLYEILERENKSHLEIEVIDEEGTEIYKI; this comes from the coding sequence ATGAAATTTTCAAGTTTGGGAAGTGGAAGCAGCGGAAATTCCAGCTATATTGAGATGGGGAATAAGAAATTTTTGGTGGATGCAGGATTTAGTGGGAAAAAAATTGCAGAAAAACTAAATAATATTGAAAAGAGAATAGAAGATATAAAGGGGATATTTGTAACTCATGAGCATTCTGACCATATTCAGGGGCTTGGAGTTGTGTCGAGAAAATATGATATTCCAATTTACCTTCATGAAATGACTTATGGCGTTATTAGGGAAAAGATTGGAAAAATTGATAAAAAGAATTTGAATTTTATAAGGGAAGATAAAATTATAATTGGAAATTGTGTAATTAATAATTTTGAAGTGATGCACGATGCGAAAAAATGTTTAGGTTATACGTTTGAGTATGAAGGAAAAAAGTTGTCTTATGCGAGTGATGTTGGGTGTGTGAACAATATTATTAAGGAAAATTTGAAAAATAGCGATGTAATCGTATTGGAAAGCAATTATGACTATAATATGCTAATGACAGGACCTTATCATTGGGAACTTAAAAATCGTGTAAAGGGAAGAAATGGGCATTTATCAAATTCAGAAGCATCAAAATTAATTGCTCAAGTATTGAATGAAAAACTGAAAAAAATTTATTTGATGCATATAAGTAAGGATAACAATACTCCAGAATTGGCATATAATTCGCTGTATGAAATTTTGGAGCGGGAAAATAAAAGTCATTTGGAAATTGAAGTTATTGATGAAGAAGGAACAGAAATTTATAAAATATAA
- the yqeH gene encoding ribosome biogenesis GTPase YqeH, whose product MIKKKCSGCGIELQFEDKNKEGYVPKEKFVMQDDLLCQRCFKIKNYGENLVNNFSREDYLKEVSKSVKKSDVILPIFDIIDFEGSFTEEILDYLRDYRSIILVNKIDLMPDFIHPTEISNWVKDRLAEEDIVPDDIAFISAKSKYGINGIVRKIKNIFQNKKVKATVLGVSNVGKSSVINLLLGNNRITTSKYSGTTLKSINNKIQNSEITIIDTPGLIPDGRVSDLISVESGLKLVPVGEISRKTFKLEENQVFMFDVFCRFKILGNELLESGSKPIFSAYASKSVKFHVTREERVEDLLNGNFFEILQGSEKKKYFQNEFVTCEVEIEENEELAIAGLGWVNVKRGPLKIQLEIPKQVKVIVRPSIFKNKK is encoded by the coding sequence TTGATTAAAAAGAAATGTAGTGGCTGCGGGATTGAGCTGCAGTTTGAAGATAAAAATAAGGAGGGGTATGTTCCTAAGGAAAAATTTGTGATGCAGGATGATTTGCTTTGTCAAAGATGTTTTAAGATTAAGAATTATGGAGAAAACCTTGTAAATAATTTTAGCAGAGAAGATTATTTGAAGGAAGTAAGTAAAAGTGTAAAAAAGTCGGATGTAATATTGCCAATATTTGATATTATTGATTTTGAGGGTTCTTTTACTGAGGAAATTTTGGATTATTTGAGGGATTACAGATCAATAATTTTGGTTAATAAAATTGATCTTATGCCTGATTTTATACATCCGACCGAAATTTCCAACTGGGTAAAGGATAGACTTGCTGAAGAGGATATTGTGCCTGATGACATTGCTTTTATTAGTGCCAAAAGTAAATATGGAATAAATGGTATTGTTAGAAAAATAAAAAATATTTTTCAAAATAAAAAAGTTAAGGCAACTGTCCTGGGAGTTTCAAATGTTGGAAAATCTTCAGTTATAAATTTGCTTTTGGGAAACAATAGAATAACAACTTCAAAATATTCAGGGACAACTTTAAAATCAATTAATAACAAAATTCAAAATAGTGAGATTACGATAATTGATACGCCTGGGCTTATTCCAGATGGAAGAGTTTCTGATTTAATTAGTGTAGAAAGTGGATTGAAACTTGTGCCAGTGGGAGAAATTTCAAGGAAAACTTTTAAATTAGAAGAAAATCAAGTTTTTATGTTTGATGTTTTTTGTAGATTTAAAATATTGGGAAATGAGCTTTTGGAAAGTGGGAGCAAGCCGATTTTTTCTGCTTATGCTTCAAAAAGTGTGAAATTTCATGTGACTCGTGAGGAAAGAGTGGAGGACTTGTTAAATGGGAACTTTTTTGAAATTTTGCAAGGGAGTGAAAAGAAAAAGTATTTCCAAAATGAATTTGTAACTTGCGAAGTGGAAATTGAAGAAAATGAAGAGCTGGCAATTGCTGGGCTTGGATGGGTTAATGTGAAAAGAGGACCTTTAAAAATACAGTTGGAAATTCCAAAACAGGTAAAGGTAATTGTAAGACCATCAATTTTTAAAAATAAAAAATAA
- a CDS encoding tyrosine-type recombinase/integrase codes for MENDINDELTKKNNENVQENIKNENLVMYVDKFLYYEEVILGKSFNTIRGYRRDLLQFMEYLEEYEEIHNFEEIEMMTFRSFIAYLNSPKRLEEVEKNDKNVKSIENMENSDKKAKLKPISKRSINRKISALRTFFKYLQEIKVIETNKASYINVPKFEKELPNVINRDDLNNLRHVINTEKITGIRDRLIIELLYSSGLRSIELINLSEFMIDIEEREIRVVGKGDKERITFFSENAKKWLIKYIEEKKRQYANYTREVLIVNSKGKKLTTRSLRRLISAHAHEAGIQKEITPHVFRHSFAMELLNNGVDIRYLQELLGHSSIAATQVYTHVSKTFLRDIYMSTHPLAKE; via the coding sequence ATGGAAAATGATATAAATGATGAATTAACAAAAAAAAATAATGAAAATGTACAAGAAAATATAAAAAATGAAAATCTTGTAATGTATGTGGATAAGTTTTTATATTATGAGGAAGTTATTCTTGGTAAGAGTTTTAACACAATTAGAGGTTATCGGCGAGATTTACTGCAATTTATGGAATATCTTGAAGAATATGAAGAGATTCATAATTTTGAGGAAATTGAAATGATGACTTTTAGATCATTTATTGCCTATTTAAATTCTCCTAAAAGGCTTGAAGAAGTTGAAAAAAATGATAAAAATGTAAAAAGTATTGAAAATATGGAAAATTCTGATAAAAAGGCAAAATTAAAGCCAATTTCTAAAAGAAGCATAAATAGGAAAATTTCAGCACTTAGGACATTTTTTAAATATCTTCAGGAAATAAAAGTAATTGAAACAAATAAGGCTTCTTATATAAATGTTCCAAAATTTGAAAAAGAATTGCCAAATGTGATTAATCGAGATGATTTGAATAATTTAAGGCATGTTATAAATACAGAGAAAATTACTGGGATTCGTGACAGATTGATTATTGAACTGCTCTATTCCAGCGGTCTTCGTTCAATTGAACTTATCAATTTAAGTGAATTTATGATTGATATTGAAGAGCGGGAAATTCGGGTTGTTGGGAAGGGAGACAAGGAACGGATTACTTTTTTTAGTGAAAATGCTAAAAAGTGGCTTATAAAGTATATTGAAGAAAAAAAGAGGCAGTATGCTAATTATACTAGGGAAGTGCTTATTGTAAATAGTAAGGGTAAAAAATTAACAACACGTTCACTTAGAAGGCTGATTTCGGCACATGCACATGAAGCTGGAATACAAAAGGAAATAACACCACATGTATTTAGACATTCGTTTGCAATGGAACTTTTGAATAATGGTGTGGATATTCGATATTTACAGGAACTTTTAGGGCATAGCAGTATTGCTGCGACGCAAGTTTATACACACGTGAGCAAAACTTTTTTGCGTGATATTTATATGAGTACGCATCCACTGGCTAAGGAATAG
- the rph gene encoding ribonuclease PH, translating into MRNNNRKNDEMREVKVTKNYIIHPEGSVLIEFGNTKVICNATIEEKIPRWLKGTNSGWITAEYSMLPRATHTRVQRESAKGKLSGRTMEIQRLIGRALRAAIDLEKLGERTVMIDCDVIQADGGTRTASITGAYLALELAVEKLIDQGKLKEIPIKSKVAAISVGKVHNELLLDLEYEEDSKADVDMNIVMNDKGEFIELQGTGEEATFTQAELLKFIELSKNAFDKLFSL; encoded by the coding sequence GTGAGAAATAATAATAGAAAAAATGATGAAATGCGAGAAGTAAAAGTTACTAAAAATTATATTATTCATCCAGAAGGTTCAGTTTTAATTGAATTTGGAAATACAAAAGTTATTTGTAATGCTACAATCGAGGAAAAAATTCCGAGATGGCTAAAGGGAACAAATTCAGGTTGGATAACTGCTGAATACAGCATGCTTCCCAGAGCTACGCATACACGTGTCCAAAGGGAGTCAGCAAAGGGAAAGCTTAGCGGAAGAACTATGGAAATTCAGCGTTTAATCGGAAGAGCATTAAGAGCGGCAATAGATTTGGAAAAACTGGGAGAAAGAACGGTAATGATTGACTGTGATGTGATTCAGGCTGATGGCGGGACAAGAACAGCTTCGATAACAGGAGCTTATCTTGCTTTGGAACTGGCAGTTGAAAAATTGATTGATCAAGGAAAATTAAAGGAAATTCCAATAAAATCAAAAGTTGCAGCAATAAGTGTTGGGAAAGTGCATAACGAGCTGCTTCTTGATTTGGAATATGAAGAGGATTCAAAGGCTGACGTGGATATGAACATTGTAATGAATGACAAGGGTGAATTTATTGAGTTACAAGGAACAGGAGAAGAGGCAACGTTTACACAAGCTGAACTTTTAAAATTTATTGAACTTTCAAAAAATGCTTTTGATAAATTATTTAGTTTATAG
- the glyA gene encoding serine hydroxymethyltransferase encodes MSYIKDFDLEVYNAIVEEENRQEEGIELIASENFVSKAVMEAAGSVFTNKYAEGYPGKRYYGGCVNADVVESLAIERLKKIFGAKYANVQPHSGSQANMGVYVGLLEAGDKILGMSLSAGGHLTHGYKINFSGKNYIGLEYGLHPETELIDYEAVREIALREKPKMIVAGASAYSRIIDFKKFREIADEVGAYLMVDMAHIAGLVAAGLHSNPLEYADVVTSTTHKTLRGPRGGVILTNNEEIAKKIDKTIFPGIQGGPLVHIIAAKAVAFKEALSPEYKEYQEQVVKNAKVLSEELTKGGLRIVSGGTDNHLMLVDLRPMGVTGKLAEAKLEEAGITCNKNAIPNDPEKPFITSGIRLGTPAITTRGFKEEETRQVAQFILTVLGNIDDSEKIAQVKEQVFKLTEKFPLYKGK; translated from the coding sequence ATGAGCTATATAAAAGATTTTGATTTGGAAGTATATAATGCGATTGTGGAAGAGGAGAATAGACAAGAAGAGGGAATTGAGTTAATTGCATCTGAAAATTTTGTTTCAAAGGCTGTGATGGAAGCGGCTGGGTCTGTATTTACTAATAAATATGCAGAAGGTTATCCTGGAAAAAGATATTATGGTGGATGTGTAAATGCTGATGTAGTGGAAAGTCTTGCAATTGAAAGATTGAAAAAAATATTTGGGGCAAAATATGCTAATGTTCAGCCACATTCTGGTTCTCAAGCAAATATGGGAGTTTATGTTGGATTGCTTGAAGCCGGGGATAAGATTTTAGGAATGAGTCTTAGTGCTGGCGGGCATTTGACTCATGGCTATAAAATTAATTTTTCTGGAAAAAATTATATTGGACTGGAATATGGATTACATCCTGAAACAGAATTGATTGATTATGAAGCGGTAAGAGAAATTGCATTGAGGGAAAAACCTAAAATGATAGTTGCTGGAGCGAGCGCTTATTCAAGAATAATTGACTTTAAGAAATTTAGAGAAATTGCTGATGAAGTTGGGGCATATTTAATGGTGGATATGGCTCATATTGCTGGACTTGTTGCAGCTGGACTTCATTCAAATCCATTAGAATATGCAGATGTTGTAACTTCTACAACTCATAAAACATTGAGAGGACCTCGTGGAGGAGTAATTCTGACAAATAATGAAGAAATTGCTAAAAAAATTGATAAAACAATATTCCCTGGAATTCAAGGAGGGCCGTTAGTTCACATAATTGCGGCAAAGGCTGTAGCATTTAAAGAGGCACTTAGTCCAGAATATAAAGAATATCAAGAACAAGTTGTAAAAAATGCAAAAGTTTTATCTGAAGAACTTACAAAAGGTGGACTTAGAATTGTGAGTGGAGGAACTGATAATCATTTAATGCTTGTAGATTTACGTCCAATGGGAGTTACAGGAAAATTGGCTGAAGCAAAATTAGAAGAGGCTGGTATAACTTGTAATAAAAATGCTATTCCAAATGATCCTGAAAAACCATTTATTACAAGTGGAATAAGATTGGGAACGCCTGCGATTACAACTCGTGGATTTAAGGAAGAAGAAACAAGACAGGTGGCACAATTTATATTAACAGTTTTGGGAAATATAGATGACAGCGAAAAAATTGCCCAAGTAAAAGAGCAAGTTTTTAAGCTAACTGAAAAATTTCCGCTTTATAAAGGAAAATAA
- a CDS encoding MlaA family lipoprotein codes for MAGKNKLLMLGAMFAVTVIGKAELMDIKNEDTIMFLEESNKEANDDLFVEFVDGKTAQKPDKSIDLVAQTNIKTKKNKPDKNKYIALEQDGYGVLAENLEELDEDYIVSSQVFQLTGIDDSLEPFNRRMYAFNTQLDRKVLYPVSRVYSAVIPKPVRKGISNFYNNFKEIPTFVNSVLQLKPGKAANALGRFVVNSTAGLLGVTDVAKNIGLKSDPETMGDTLGYYGIKTGSFLILPALGPSTVRDAVGTAADTAIGGAARGVAEEKLFFDTGVFDKNVYGFTRPVVTGLNARSMFNLRYGDLNSPFEYDFVKALYYNYRKIQVVK; via the coding sequence TAATTGGAAAAGCTGAATTGATGGATATAAAAAATGAAGATACTATAATGTTTTTAGAAGAAAGTAATAAGGAGGCAAATGATGATCTTTTTGTTGAATTTGTGGATGGAAAGACAGCACAAAAACCAGATAAAAGTATTGATTTAGTTGCACAGACAAATATAAAAACAAAGAAAAATAAGCCTGATAAAAATAAATATATTGCACTTGAACAAGATGGTTATGGAGTATTGGCAGAAAACCTAGAAGAACTGGACGAAGATTATATTGTGTCAAGTCAAGTATTTCAGTTGACTGGAATTGATGATTCGCTAGAGCCATTTAATAGAAGAATGTACGCTTTTAATACACAACTTGATAGAAAGGTACTTTATCCCGTTTCCCGTGTTTATTCAGCAGTTATTCCAAAACCGGTAAGAAAGGGAATTTCAAATTTTTATAATAATTTTAAAGAGATACCGACATTTGTAAATTCAGTTTTACAATTAAAACCTGGAAAAGCTGCAAATGCACTTGGAAGATTTGTAGTAAATTCAACTGCTGGATTATTGGGAGTAACTGACGTTGCTAAAAATATTGGATTAAAAAGTGATCCTGAAACAATGGGGGATACTTTGGGATATTATGGAATAAAAACAGGTTCTTTTTTAATTTTGCCAGCATTAGGACCAAGTACTGTTAGAGATGCAGTTGGAACTGCAGCAGATACAGCAATAGGGGGTGCAGCAAGAGGAGTTGCAGAAGAAAAGCTGTTCTTTGATACAGGAGTATTTGATAAAAATGTTTATGGATTTACAAGACCAGTTGTGACGGGATTAAATGCACGTTCTATGTTTAATCTAAGATACGGGGATTTAAATTCTCCATTTGAATATGATTTTGTAAAGGCACTTTATTATAATTATAGAAAAATACAAGTTGTAAAATAG